A single Clostridium sp. AN503 DNA region contains:
- a CDS encoding 2-hydroxyacid dehydrogenase, translating to MKIVFLEPLGIPQEDLKAMAAEQLGGEAELVYYDTRVEDSPSLTERSRGADCVVLSNFRYGKDVISQCPDLKMICVAFTGVDHVDLAYCRERGITVCNCAGYSTVAVADMVFGFAIDLARNILACDKTVRAEGTKAGLVGYELEGKKFGVIGAGAIGSRVCRLANAFGCKVYAYSRTPKVWEDVEFVSMDELLETCDIVSLHVPLNADTKGLIGREQLARMKKSAFLINTARGPVVDSQALAEALAQGEIAGAAVDVFEMEPPVPQDHVLLKAPNLIATPHVAFASQQAFEKRAKIVCDNVRKWLDGEPQNVV from the coding sequence ATGAAGATTGTTTTTTTGGAACCATTAGGGATCCCGCAGGAGGATTTAAAGGCCATGGCTGCAGAACAGCTCGGCGGGGAGGCGGAACTGGTTTATTATGACACAAGGGTGGAGGATAGCCCGTCCCTGACCGAGCGGAGCAGGGGAGCAGACTGCGTAGTACTGTCTAACTTCAGGTACGGAAAAGATGTGATCTCCCAGTGCCCGGATCTGAAGATGATCTGTGTGGCTTTTACCGGCGTGGATCATGTGGATCTTGCGTATTGCAGGGAAAGGGGCATCACTGTGTGCAATTGCGCCGGATATTCAACGGTTGCGGTTGCAGATATGGTATTTGGTTTTGCCATCGATCTGGCGAGGAATATCCTGGCCTGTGACAAGACAGTCCGTGCAGAAGGAACGAAAGCCGGGCTGGTGGGATATGAGCTGGAAGGAAAGAAGTTCGGTGTAATCGGCGCCGGCGCCATCGGGAGCCGGGTGTGCCGGCTGGCTAATGCATTTGGATGTAAGGTATATGCATACAGCCGCACGCCCAAAGTATGGGAAGACGTGGAGTTTGTTTCCATGGATGAGCTGCTGGAAACCTGTGATATCGTTTCGCTGCATGTCCCGCTGAATGCTGATACCAAAGGGCTGATTGGCAGAGAACAGCTTGCAAGGATGAAAAAGAGCGCTTTCCTGATCAATACGGCCAGAGGGCCGGTGGTTGACAGCCAGGCCCTGGCGGAAGCTCTCGCACAGGGGGAGATCGCGGGCGCGGCGGTGGATGTGTTTGAGATGGAACCTCCAGTCCCGCAGGACCACGTGCTGCTTAAGGCCCCCAATCTGATCGCGACGCCCCATGTGGCCTTCGCATCCCAGCAGGCGTTTGAAAAGCGGGCGAAGATTGTCTGTGACAATGTGAGGAAGTGGCTGGACGGGGAGCCGCAGAATGTGGTTTAG
- a CDS encoding ABC transporter permease, with translation MKKKKENYWWLSILSIFLFIAVWWLCCDVMKLTSSSTLPGPATVAKTFVKKLSSTAPDGATLPQHIFSSLKIALGGWAMGVVIGTPLGVFMAWYKKVDLFVRPVFDLLRPIPGLAWIPLMIILFGIGITPKIATVFLSAFVPCVLNSYTGIRQTKDVHLWVGQTFGASDSQMLIHIAVPTALPMIMTGIRVALGAAWTCIVAAEMLASTKGLGYMIQQARGIYRPDIIICGMIGIGAIGAVFSWILSLIENTIVKGVRRDG, from the coding sequence ATGAAAAAGAAAAAAGAGAATTACTGGTGGCTGTCGATTCTTTCCATTTTCCTGTTCATTGCGGTCTGGTGGCTGTGCTGCGATGTGATGAAGCTCACAAGCAGCTCCACCCTGCCGGGGCCGGCGACAGTGGCAAAGACATTTGTCAAGAAGCTTTCCAGTACCGCGCCGGACGGCGCGACCCTCCCGCAGCACATCTTTTCATCTTTGAAGATCGCGCTGGGAGGCTGGGCCATGGGGGTCGTCATCGGAACGCCGTTGGGAGTATTTATGGCGTGGTACAAAAAAGTGGATCTGTTTGTGCGCCCGGTATTTGACCTGCTCCGCCCCATACCGGGGCTTGCATGGATCCCGCTGATGATCATCCTGTTCGGCATCGGGATCACACCGAAGATCGCAACGGTCTTCCTCTCCGCCTTCGTGCCCTGTGTGCTCAATTCCTACACGGGCATCCGGCAGACGAAGGACGTGCATCTCTGGGTAGGGCAGACCTTCGGGGCTTCCGACAGCCAGATGCTGATCCACATTGCCGTACCCACGGCTCTGCCTATGATCATGACCGGCATCCGCGTGGCCCTGGGCGCCGCCTGGACCTGTATTGTGGCGGCTGAGATGCTGGCGTCCACCAAAGGGCTGGGCTACATGATCCAGCAGGCCCGCGGCATTTACCGCCCGGATATCATCATCTGCGGCATGATCGGCATTGGTGCGATCGGGGCTGTGTTCTCCTGGATCCTTTCCCTGATCGAGAATACCATAGTGAAAGGAGTGCGAAGGGATGGTTAA
- a CDS encoding YARHG domain-containing protein, translating into MKKSRIILLTIISSIALTACGSSNGSETTRAVAETTRTTETQNESPEAIPEDVPTEPEISQNPQVGEAAVTDVFEFTVTNAYVVDDLGPDKHIPEGAVYVAVEYELKNISKKPVSSWDLPSVHLVDGNDAIYNQDSDASWYFEKYTDSKMISDMNPGIKTRDARIFEVSIDTLNSGGMRAYLNADKEVLVDLNLYYAPFGYGLPDAAVQGDMPSDDTYYGDNGYDSAEGSSHTGDDTFPSGYPGPNMPYYSDEGDIDSAYVMIPQSSTEYISDTDIYWMTPDQLRRAKNEIYARHGRRFKDSQLQSWFDEQSWYQGSIAPEDFSESVLSEIEKANIKVIQHRMEVNSQ; encoded by the coding sequence ATGAAAAAAAGCAGGATTATACTATTAACCATCATATCTTCCATCGCATTGACTGCCTGCGGAAGCAGCAATGGAAGTGAGACTACCAGGGCCGTAGCCGAAACAACAAGGACCACAGAGACGCAGAACGAATCTCCGGAAGCTATCCCAGAAGATGTCCCGACAGAGCCTGAGATCAGCCAGAACCCACAGGTTGGAGAGGCCGCAGTTACCGATGTCTTTGAATTTACAGTAACCAATGCCTATGTAGTGGATGATCTGGGTCCTGATAAACATATTCCGGAAGGAGCTGTATATGTAGCCGTAGAGTATGAACTTAAAAACATCTCCAAGAAGCCTGTCAGCAGTTGGGATTTGCCATCCGTTCATCTTGTGGATGGGAATGACGCCATTTACAATCAGGATTCAGATGCTTCCTGGTATTTTGAGAAATACACCGATTCCAAAATGATCAGCGACATGAACCCCGGGATCAAAACACGCGACGCCCGAATCTTTGAAGTGTCCATCGATACGCTTAATAGCGGCGGAATGAGGGCTTATCTGAACGCCGATAAGGAAGTCCTGGTGGATCTTAACCTTTATTATGCCCCCTTCGGCTACGGCTTGCCAGACGCCGCGGTACAAGGTGACATGCCATCGGATGATACCTATTATGGAGATAACGGATACGACAGTGCCGAAGGCTCCTCCCATACCGGCGACGATACTTTTCCCAGTGGATATCCGGGGCCGAACATGCCGTACTACAGCGATGAAGGCGACATTGACAGCGCTTATGTCATGATCCCACAAAGCAGCACGGAATACATAAGCGACACAGATATTTACTGGATGACTCCCGACCAGTTAAGACGTGCTAAAAACGAGATCTACGCCAGACACGGGCGGCGATTTAAAGACAGCCAGCTTCAATCCTGGTTCGATGAACAGTCCTGGTACCAGGGATCCATCGCCCCGGAAGACTTCAGCGAAAGTGTGCTTTCAGAGATAGAAAAGGCTAATATAAAAGTGATCCAGCACAGGATGGAGGTCAACAGCCAGTAG
- a CDS encoding ABC transporter permease has translation MVNRFHLKAGNYQKTVCAVVSIFLFLCVWQIVVSFTKAGLVLAGPVETLRAFFVSILRPIGTHTIEGHILWSLSRVLVGFALGSLAGTILGILMGWFKPVSALFRPIFELLRPIPPIAWIPLSIVWFGLGEASKYFLIFYSAFCAVTMNAYSGVRSVDPELMGAARMLGANNRQVFSTIVLPSCVPQIFAGLQIAVGTSWATVVAAEMVRSSEGVGWVIIKGQDSNSTVQILVGIVAIGVVGYILAVAMRAIEARLCRWSVRGR, from the coding sequence ATGGTTAACCGTTTTCATTTAAAAGCCGGGAATTATCAGAAGACCGTCTGTGCGGTGGTCTCTATATTCCTGTTCCTCTGCGTCTGGCAGATTGTTGTCAGCTTTACGAAAGCAGGCCTGGTGCTGGCGGGGCCGGTGGAAACACTGCGCGCATTTTTTGTATCCATCCTCCGTCCGATCGGGACCCACACCATTGAGGGACATATCCTCTGGAGCTTAAGCCGCGTGCTGGTGGGCTTTGCACTCGGCTCCCTGGCGGGAACCATACTGGGTATCCTGATGGGATGGTTCAAGCCGGTATCGGCCCTGTTCCGGCCCATCTTTGAGCTGCTGCGCCCGATCCCGCCGATCGCCTGGATCCCGCTTTCTATCGTGTGGTTCGGACTGGGCGAAGCGTCCAAGTATTTCCTGATCTTTTACTCCGCGTTCTGCGCGGTGACGATGAACGCTTATTCCGGCGTCCGCTCGGTGGACCCGGAGCTGATGGGGGCGGCCAGGATGCTGGGAGCCAACAACCGGCAGGTATTTTCCACCATCGTGCTCCCGTCCTGCGTCCCCCAGATCTTTGCGGGGCTGCAGATCGCCGTAGGCACCTCGTGGGCCACGGTGGTGGCGGCAGAGATGGTCCGTTCCTCGGAGGGCGTAGGCTGGGTCATCATCAAGGGACAGGACAGCAACAGTACCGTACAGATTCTGGTAGGCATCGTGGCGATCGGCGTTGTGGGATACATCCTGGCCGTTGCCATGAGAGCCATTGAGGCCAGGCTTTGCAGATGGAGTGTGAGGGGCAGATGA
- a CDS encoding AAA family ATPase: protein MDIERLIVGCLQKKEVDNLKLISVKIEGFRNIDSAEIRFDHLTSLVSLNSYGKSNLMKAIDFAVDFIKKDKEEKDRMMSWTAGLPLNKKIDSKNFMAEFMFSYMMDKKEYYVNYGFEFIWIKNHDAGKEIVREWLNVKENEKSQKYSKLISRDGVGTYRTSVTGRCTNVLNIDQNELMVNKLLLNESLYYYDILRQLNEIKVYVDRHLDASEWYSRNSLIIRKNADEFDLDEVESIPRVIFFLKQKYKEKYELLKDVFCQLFPNIMSIDVREIDLGKNSSVRFSGDIPYVISNKVYSMYVQDRTLNQPIAFTNLSDGAKRIFLMLTYTILADISGITLIAFEEPENSVHPSLLQSYLNILSQLAKDCKIIIASHSPYIIQYVNAESLYIGKPNDHGLADFAKIDNRKINQLLKDASDSNESIGSYIFDLLSGGDDEIGILLDYLEK from the coding sequence ATGGACATAGAAAGGCTAATAGTTGGGTGTTTACAAAAGAAAGAGGTAGATAATTTGAAATTGATAAGTGTAAAGATAGAAGGATTCAGGAATATTGACAGTGCTGAAATTCGGTTTGATCATTTAACCTCTCTGGTTTCATTAAACAGCTATGGAAAGTCAAATTTGATGAAAGCGATCGATTTTGCTGTTGATTTTATTAAAAAGGATAAGGAAGAGAAGGATAGAATGATGTCCTGGACCGCTGGTCTTCCGCTCAATAAAAAAATTGACTCAAAAAATTTTATGGCAGAGTTTATGTTTTCTTACATGATGGATAAAAAAGAATATTATGTAAATTATGGATTTGAATTTATCTGGATCAAGAACCATGATGCCGGCAAAGAGATTGTAAGAGAATGGCTGAATGTAAAAGAAAATGAAAAATCACAAAAATACAGTAAGCTGATAAGCAGAGATGGTGTTGGAACTTACAGGACATCTGTTACCGGCAGATGTACAAATGTGCTGAATATTGATCAGAATGAACTTATGGTAAATAAATTACTTTTAAATGAGTCTCTGTATTATTATGACATTCTGCGGCAGCTTAATGAGATAAAAGTATATGTTGACAGGCATCTGGATGCTTCGGAGTGGTACAGCCGCAATAGTTTAATTATACGGAAAAATGCGGACGAATTTGATCTGGATGAGGTAGAGAGCATACCGAGAGTCATATTTTTCTTAAAACAAAAGTATAAGGAAAAATATGAATTGTTAAAAGATGTATTTTGTCAATTGTTCCCTAATATTATGTCTATTGATGTGCGGGAGATCGATCTTGGAAAAAATAGCTCTGTCCGCTTTTCGGGTGATATACCATATGTCATTTCCAACAAGGTTTACTCGATGTATGTTCAGGATAGAACCTTAAACCAGCCGATAGCCTTTACAAATCTTTCTGATGGGGCAAAAAGGATCTTCCTTATGTTGACGTATACCATTCTGGCTGATATTTCAGGAATTACTTTGATTGCATTTGAAGAACCGGAAAACTCCGTGCATCCGAGTCTTCTTCAGAGTTATTTAAATATACTTTCTCAATTGGCTAAGGACTGCAAGATCATAATTGCCAGCCATTCGCCTTATATTATTCAATATGTGAATGCAGAAAGCCTGTATATTGGAAAACCAAATGATCATGGACTTGCCGATTTCGCCAAGATCGACAACAGAAAAATCAATCAATTATTGAAGGATGCATCTGACAGCAATGAATCCATTGGCAGTTATATTTTTGATCTGTTGTCCGGTGGAGACGATGAGATTGGTATTTTACTTGATTATTTGGAGAAATAA
- a CDS encoding MBL fold metallo-hydrolase, translated as MNSTYQLKQVKDGVYQILESGLDAMYLICGSERSILIDTGAGTGDLKSVIGKVTDTPADVYLTHGHRDHFGGATQFPQVYLSPRDLGLAGAVDVDSRKEYVRKMVAAGAADESVLQAMMVLDWGMGPQILPVRDGDRIETGDRTLVCMEAPGHTDGSVIYYDEKNNIIFSGDAANPIMVLRKSGDMDYKTYIHNWIGRIKEINEMIDDETCICAGHGIIPREAWYQLMETAERYLEGKLLPERRKIHFYDNLFLINGNVSIMLG; from the coding sequence ATGAACAGTACTTATCAATTAAAACAGGTAAAGGATGGAGTTTATCAGATATTGGAATCAGGTCTGGATGCGATGTATCTGATCTGTGGGTCAGAGCGTTCCATTCTTATCGATACGGGGGCAGGTACCGGGGATCTGAAATCTGTGATCGGGAAAGTCACAGACACGCCTGCGGATGTGTATCTGACGCACGGGCACCGGGACCATTTTGGCGGAGCGACCCAGTTTCCGCAGGTATACCTGTCGCCGCGTGACCTTGGGCTGGCCGGCGCTGTCGATGTGGACAGCCGAAAAGAATATGTCAGAAAGATGGTAGCCGCAGGGGCGGCGGATGAGTCGGTCCTTCAGGCCATGATGGTTTTGGACTGGGGGATGGGGCCGCAGATACTGCCGGTGCGGGATGGAGACCGGATCGAGACCGGAGACAGGACGCTTGTGTGTATGGAGGCCCCGGGACACACGGACGGCTCCGTTATCTACTATGATGAAAAGAACAATATTATTTTCTCAGGCGATGCAGCCAATCCGATCATGGTCTTGAGAAAAAGCGGGGATATGGACTATAAAACCTACATACACAACTGGATCGGCAGGATAAAAGAAATCAATGAGATGATCGATGACGAGACCTGTATCTGCGCAGGCCATGGCATCATTCCGAGAGAGGCATGGTATCAGCTTATGGAGACGGCGGAGCGTTATCTGGAGGGAAAGCTTTTGCCGGAAAGAAGAAAGATCCATTTTTATGATAATCTTTTTCTCATAAATGGTAACGTTTCCATAATGCTGGGTTAG
- a CDS encoding LacI family DNA-binding transcriptional regulator, with protein sequence MAVTIKKIAELAGVSAGTVDRALHDRGRVDPKVAQRIKQIALELDYRPNSVAKSLSTRNRNLKIAVILHVQNRNIFFDDVIAGIKRCKEEIKDFGIAVEVCFCPDFDAAAQLALIDRAIEDGANAIAIVPINSPLIRERLNELHHSGYPVVFLTNIIENTRCLSFVGCNYRLSGEVTAGLLNMLRPQGGKLLLFSPSFQMYGHTMRAEGLEQQLTAQYPQITLQHIYEMTGDDIKDYQITSEALSRFPDTDLFVCPGAYSRGNLQAIREQGYLGRSQIICYDYSDEIGAEISNGSIVAAITQCPQEQGYTAVKILFEYLAANKEPLFQNHYIRTHIILRENLSDVELIRAEYPQVVRAG encoded by the coding sequence ATGGCTGTAACGATAAAGAAGATTGCCGAACTGGCGGGAGTATCCGCGGGAACCGTAGACCGGGCCCTGCATGACCGGGGACGTGTAGATCCAAAGGTGGCCCAGCGCATCAAGCAGATCGCCCTTGAGCTGGACTACCGCCCCAACTCGGTTGCCAAGAGCCTGTCCACCCGGAACCGGAACTTAAAGATCGCGGTGATCCTTCACGTACAGAACCGGAATATATTTTTTGACGACGTCATCGCGGGGATAAAACGGTGCAAAGAGGAGATCAAAGATTTTGGGATCGCGGTGGAGGTCTGCTTCTGCCCCGACTTCGACGCGGCGGCACAGCTTGCGCTGATCGACCGAGCGATCGAGGACGGAGCCAACGCCATCGCCATCGTCCCGATCAACAGCCCGCTCATCCGGGAACGGTTAAACGAGCTGCACCACTCCGGCTACCCGGTGGTCTTCCTTACGAATATCATAGAAAATACCCGGTGCCTGAGCTTTGTGGGCTGCAACTACAGGCTGTCCGGCGAAGTGACCGCCGGCCTCTTAAACATGCTGAGGCCCCAGGGCGGAAAACTGCTGTTGTTCTCACCCAGCTTCCAGATGTATGGTCATACCATGAGGGCAGAGGGCTTAGAGCAGCAGCTTACAGCCCAGTACCCTCAGATTACGCTTCAGCATATTTATGAAATGACCGGAGATGATATCAAGGATTACCAGATCACCTCTGAGGCTCTTTCCCGGTTTCCGGACACCGACCTTTTTGTCTGTCCCGGCGCCTACAGCCGCGGCAATCTCCAGGCCATCCGGGAACAGGGCTACTTAGGACGCTCCCAGATCATCTGCTACGACTATTCCGATGAGATCGGGGCGGAGATCAGCAACGGCAGCATCGTAGCCGCCATCACCCAGTGCCCCCAGGAGCAGGGGTATACCGCGGTGAAGATCCTGTTTGAATACCTTGCAGCCAATAAGGAACCGCTGTTTCAGAACCATTATATACGCACCCATATTATTTTGAGGGAGAATCTGTCGGATGTGGAGCTGATCCGGGCGGAGTATCCGCAGGTAGTTAGGGCGGGGTGA
- a CDS encoding ABC transporter substrate-binding protein, protein MRRSRVLAVVLSVAMAAGLTACGSSGGSGAPAGGSAKEAEAGGAGSAAGGSADGAKAAGASGAASEYKVLNVGTMALTCGIPVLYAEEKGYFKDAGLNVNIELFATGAPINEAIAANEIDIAVSGFASVYSLANANCTWLADVNTTGGMGLFARSDSPIAQNAEKDGMIGDAENLKGMQIMEPLGTAVQYMTESYAEKYGLTPSDINQVNMEYASAYQAFTTGEGDAMAANPPYSYQLAEAGYTMLCSFEAATGVNMCDGCFARNEVVEKRPEEVQLFIDCLVKAMDDMQDEKLRSEYTRKVYDTNAITCSDADLAHEIEDRDYVGTEAMKAPEYKLGEAWVAITDFLVKAEKITEDNAPNVASSINPAFVSKTTGVEIKTK, encoded by the coding sequence ATGAGACGTAGCAGAGTATTGGCAGTGGTTCTATCCGTAGCAATGGCAGCAGGTCTGACAGCATGTGGTTCTTCCGGCGGGAGCGGGGCGCCGGCGGGCGGCAGTGCAAAAGAGGCAGAGGCTGGAGGAGCGGGCAGTGCAGCCGGGGGAAGTGCAGACGGAGCGAAGGCAGCCGGGGCGTCAGGCGCTGCATCGGAGTATAAGGTGCTGAATGTGGGCACCATGGCCCTGACCTGCGGCATTCCGGTGCTGTATGCGGAGGAGAAGGGATATTTTAAGGATGCGGGGCTGAATGTGAACATTGAACTGTTTGCCACCGGCGCGCCCATCAACGAAGCGATCGCTGCAAATGAGATCGATATTGCGGTATCCGGGTTTGCGTCCGTGTACTCCCTGGCTAACGCCAACTGTACCTGGCTGGCAGACGTGAACACCACTGGCGGCATGGGGCTGTTTGCCCGGTCGGATTCCCCGATCGCGCAGAATGCGGAGAAGGACGGCATGATCGGTGATGCAGAAAACTTAAAGGGAATGCAGATCATGGAGCCTCTTGGAACCGCCGTACAGTATATGACCGAATCCTACGCTGAGAAGTACGGTCTGACCCCGTCCGATATCAACCAGGTGAACATGGAGTATGCGTCCGCGTATCAGGCATTTACCACAGGCGAGGGGGACGCCATGGCAGCCAACCCGCCTTATTCCTACCAGCTTGCGGAGGCCGGGTATACCATGCTTTGTTCCTTTGAGGCAGCTACCGGCGTGAATATGTGTGACGGCTGTTTTGCAAGAAATGAGGTGGTGGAAAAGAGACCGGAGGAGGTTCAGCTTTTTATCGACTGTCTGGTAAAGGCGATGGACGATATGCAGGATGAAAAGCTCCGTTCCGAGTACACGAGAAAAGTATATGATACCAATGCGATCACCTGTTCCGACGCGGATCTGGCCCATGAGATCGAGGATCGTGACTATGTGGGCACAGAGGCCATGAAGGCTCCTGAGTATAAGCTGGGCGAGGCATGGGTCGCGATCACAGATTTCCTGGTGAAAGCGGAGAAGATCACAGAGGACAACGCACCAAACGTGGCTTCCTCCATTAACCCTGCTTTCGTATCCAAAACAACAGGCGTTGAGATCAAGACAAAATAG
- a CDS encoding glycosyl hydrolase family 28 protein: MKELVYDPDPKPVREPLFERHSMSEVGHSCKYELWCNGRRQTVYETDSFHYAPVAVEDDINGIDVEIDVKTPFHTVMIRPSNHQIEYETEGTRVRFRLPGIIKVSVELDGDLKSPLFILCSPRVKKPEDTTVCFEAGKIYNVAALELKDNDVVYFEEGSIVYGRVYACHCRNLKLVGNGILNGAPWHLPDSNGRAFLVDIRWCTNVLIEGITVVDSAMWQIVPAACTDVVIRNVNSLSRLVTGDGIDITGCQNVLVEDCFVRAADDCICIKSGRLPEPSTVRDVKNVLVQRCVLWNAEPGNAIEIGYGLMCDEVSGLTFRDCDVIHCEYEGNMGGSVLSIHQADNAYIHDIHYEDIRVEDAAQKLFDIKVLLCKYSSTLQRGRIEDIYFKDIRVLNGNFPVSIIRGYEMKQEESRPERIYFENIEILGKRCSSVLDMHMVVELAHRIYVDGVMECPRNRF; this comes from the coding sequence ATGAAGGAGCTGGTTTATGATCCGGATCCGAAACCGGTCAGGGAGCCGTTGTTTGAGCGGCACAGTATGAGTGAAGTCGGGCATTCCTGCAAATACGAGCTTTGGTGCAACGGCAGAAGGCAGACCGTTTATGAAACGGATTCCTTTCACTATGCGCCGGTGGCTGTGGAGGACGATATAAACGGGATCGATGTGGAGATCGATGTGAAAACCCCGTTTCATACAGTGATGATCCGTCCGTCTAATCATCAGATTGAATATGAGACGGAAGGGACGCGGGTCCGGTTCCGTCTGCCGGGAATCATAAAGGTGAGCGTGGAGTTGGACGGTGATCTGAAGTCTCCGTTATTTATATTATGCTCCCCCAGGGTAAAAAAACCGGAGGACACGACGGTCTGCTTTGAGGCGGGAAAGATCTACAATGTTGCGGCTCTTGAATTAAAGGACAATGATGTGGTCTATTTTGAAGAAGGCAGCATTGTGTATGGCAGGGTGTATGCCTGTCATTGCAGGAATTTAAAGCTTGTGGGAAACGGGATCTTAAACGGCGCGCCATGGCATCTTCCAGACAGCAACGGACGGGCATTCCTGGTGGATATCCGTTGGTGTACCAACGTGCTGATCGAGGGGATCACGGTGGTGGACAGCGCCATGTGGCAGATCGTTCCCGCGGCATGTACGGATGTGGTGATCCGCAATGTGAACTCTTTATCGCGCCTGGTGACGGGGGATGGGATCGACATCACCGGGTGCCAGAATGTGCTGGTCGAGGATTGCTTTGTCCGTGCGGCGGATGACTGTATCTGCATCAAATCCGGCAGGCTTCCGGAACCGTCTACGGTCAGGGATGTAAAAAATGTGCTGGTGCAGAGATGTGTGCTGTGGAACGCAGAGCCGGGTAATGCGATTGAGATCGGATATGGGCTGATGTGCGACGAGGTATCCGGCCTGACATTCCGGGACTGTGATGTGATCCACTGTGAGTATGAAGGAAACATGGGGGGAAGCGTGCTTTCTATCCACCAGGCGGACAATGCGTACATCCATGATATTCATTATGAGGATATCCGTGTGGAGGACGCCGCACAGAAGCTGTTTGATATTAAAGTGCTGCTGTGCAAATATTCCTCCACACTCCAGAGAGGGCGTATCGAGGATATTTATTTTAAGGATATCCGGGTTCTGAACGGGAATTTCCCAGTGTCCATTATAAGAGGATATGAGATGAAGCAGGAGGAGAGCAGGCCGGAGAGGATCTATTTTGAGAATATAGAGATCCTGGGCAAACGGTGCAGCTCTGTGCTGGACATGCACATGGTAGTGGAGCTGGCCCACAGGATTTATGTTGATGGGGTGATGGAATGCCCGAGAAACCGGTTTTAG
- a CDS encoding ABC transporter ATP-binding protein — MSREIIVCNNVEKTFDTSRGPVPVIGGVTLDVHENELLVLFGPGQCGKSTLIGCMSGLEPVTAGTVEVSGKKVTKPGPDRGVVYQRMALFPWLTVMGNVEYGPKVCGVPKKERRERALHYIDLVGLKGFENSYPNQLSGGMQQRVGIARAYCNEPDVLFMDEPFGHLDAQTRYLMQEDLMRIWEKEKRTIVFVTNNIEEAVYLADRIVVMTNCPTRIKKEYVIDLPRPRNYVDEEFLKLREEISAVVDKAL; from the coding sequence ATGAGCAGAGAGATCATTGTATGTAATAATGTGGAAAAGACGTTTGATACGTCCCGCGGCCCGGTTCCCGTGATCGGCGGCGTGACGCTGGATGTTCATGAGAATGAGCTTTTAGTCCTGTTCGGGCCGGGACAGTGCGGGAAATCCACCCTGATAGGCTGCATGTCCGGGCTGGAGCCGGTTACCGCCGGAACCGTGGAGGTGAGCGGGAAAAAGGTGACAAAGCCGGGGCCGGACCGGGGCGTGGTGTATCAGCGGATGGCGCTGTTTCCGTGGCTCACCGTGATGGGTAATGTAGAGTACGGCCCGAAGGTGTGCGGCGTCCCGAAGAAGGAGCGCCGGGAGCGGGCGCTGCACTACATCGACCTGGTCGGACTGAAAGGCTTTGAAAATTCCTATCCAAACCAGCTTTCAGGAGGGATGCAGCAGCGTGTGGGGATCGCCCGGGCCTACTGCAATGAGCCGGATGTGCTGTTTATGGATGAGCCCTTTGGGCACTTGGACGCCCAGACCCGGTACTTAATGCAGGAGGATCTGATGCGGATCTGGGAGAAGGAAAAACGCACCATCGTGTTTGTTACCAACAATATCGAGGAGGCCGTCTATCTGGCGGACCGGATCGTGGTGATGACAAACTGTCCCACCAGGATCAAGAAGGAATATGTTATCGACCTGCCGAGACCCAGAAACTATGTGGACGAGGAGTTTTTAAAGCTGCGGGAGGAAATCAGCGCGGTTGTGGACAAGGCGCTGTAG